One segment of Thermodesulfovibrio sp. 3907-1M DNA contains the following:
- a CDS encoding glucose-6-phosphate isomerase — MVKLDFSNVLSEEIGHAGVSITEIEYYAKKAISLISEKPYKEFDFIGLYSQDLTAVKELANKARDYEYFILLGIGGSALGPKVILEALSPMHNLKKKPKIFIYDNVDPVTFKNIIENIDLRGTLINVISKSGATSETLASFLIFWKMIRDRKLDVKEHFVFTTDPEKGNLRRIADEYGIPCLFIPKNVVGRYSVLTPVGLFLLEVIGIKSEEMLEGVREVSEKALNNSLEENPMAVAASSLYLMDTIKGKKIVVFLPYSDRLKTLSEWFCQLWAESLGKEGKGTTPYPSLGSTDQHSQLQLWMEGPEDKVILFLSVERHGCQEEIPEEFHDIEGLRFLGGHTLEELINTEQLATEMALTINKKPNLKIIIPKINAYNIGQIFQFLQITTSMTGLLYGINPFNQPGVELGKRLTYGAMGRRGFESEGEEIKDYLKRQRFMI, encoded by the coding sequence GCTAAAAAGGCAATCAGTCTGATATCAGAAAAACCGTATAAAGAATTTGATTTTATAGGGCTTTACAGTCAGGATTTAACAGCAGTTAAAGAACTTGCTAACAAAGCAAGAGATTATGAATATTTTATTCTTCTTGGAATAGGAGGAAGTGCACTGGGACCCAAGGTTATTCTTGAAGCTCTGAGTCCCATGCATAATCTCAAGAAAAAACCAAAGATTTTTATATATGACAATGTTGATCCTGTAACCTTTAAAAACATTATTGAAAACATTGACTTAAGGGGAACTCTCATCAATGTTATTTCAAAATCTGGAGCTACTTCAGAGACTTTAGCCTCCTTTTTGATTTTCTGGAAGATGATAAGAGACAGAAAGCTTGATGTAAAAGAGCATTTTGTTTTTACCACAGACCCTGAAAAAGGTAATTTAAGAAGGATTGCAGATGAGTACGGCATTCCATGTCTTTTTATTCCAAAAAATGTTGTTGGAAGATACTCTGTTCTTACACCTGTTGGGCTTTTTTTGCTTGAAGTTATTGGCATTAAAAGTGAGGAAATGCTGGAAGGTGTAAGAGAAGTTTCAGAAAAGGCTTTAAATAACTCTTTAGAGGAAAATCCAATGGCAGTTGCTGCTTCATCTCTGTATTTGATGGATACAATTAAAGGAAAGAAAATTGTCGTTTTTCTTCCCTACTCTGATAGACTTAAAACACTCTCTGAATGGTTCTGTCAACTCTGGGCAGAAAGCCTTGGTAAAGAAGGAAAGGGAACCACACCATATCCATCTCTTGGAAGCACTGATCAGCATTCTCAGCTTCAGCTATGGATGGAGGGACCTGAGGATAAAGTTATCCTTTTTTTGAGCGTTGAAAGACATGGCTGTCAGGAAGAGATTCCAGAGGAGTTTCATGACATAGAAGGATTGAGATTTCTTGGAGGACATACCCTTGAGGAGCTTATAAATACCGAGCAACTTGCCACAGAAATGGCTTTAACAATAAATAAAAAACCCAATCTTAAAATCATCATTCCCAAGATTAATGCTTACAACATTGGGCAAATCTTTCAGTTCCTCCAGATAACCACTTCAATGACAGGGCTTCTTTATGGCATAAACCCCTTTAATCAGCCAGGAGTTGAGCTTGGCAAAAGACTCACCTATGGTGCAATGGGCAGGAGAGGCTTTGAAAGTGAAGGTGAGGAGATTAAAGATTATTTAAAAAGACAGAGATTTATGATTTAG
- the tgt gene encoding tRNA guanosine(34) transglycosylase Tgt codes for MRFKILRKDGFARNALIETKRGVIHTPAFMPVGTNGTVKAMTPEEIREIGYEIILSNTYHLYLRPGHETVKKLGGIHKFINWHGPILTDSGGFQIYSLASLRKITSQGVEFRSHIDGSLHFITPEKAIEIQLALGSDIMMVLDECVPYPAEKEYVEKSLKLTADWAKRSKDYFEKHRNDQAVFGIIQGGIYDELRQKAVEEIVKTGFDGYALGGLSVGEPKEDMYRVIKNIAPLMPEEKPRYLMGVGDLMDVLHAVEHGIDMFDCVIPTRNARNGTLFTSQGRISIKRSEFKEDNSPLDPDCDCYTCRNYTKAFLRHLYMCREILSMRLNTIHNLYFYCRFFEKMRQAIADGRFQDFKKEWMHVLEKNFSAL; via the coding sequence ATGCGATTTAAAATTCTCAGAAAAGATGGATTTGCCCGCAATGCATTAATTGAAACTAAAAGAGGTGTTATTCATACACCCGCATTTATGCCTGTGGGGACAAATGGAACAGTTAAAGCAATGACTCCTGAGGAGATCAGAGAAATCGGTTATGAAATAATACTTTCAAATACTTATCATCTTTACTTGAGACCGGGGCATGAGACAGTTAAAAAACTTGGAGGAATTCACAAATTCATTAATTGGCATGGACCAATTCTTACTGATAGTGGCGGATTTCAGATTTATAGCCTCGCATCACTAAGAAAGATAACATCCCAAGGAGTTGAATTTCGCTCTCACATTGATGGCTCCCTTCACTTTATAACTCCTGAAAAGGCAATAGAGATTCAGCTTGCTCTGGGTTCAGACATAATGATGGTTTTAGATGAGTGTGTTCCATATCCAGCAGAAAAGGAATATGTTGAAAAATCTCTCAAGCTCACAGCAGATTGGGCAAAAAGAAGCAAAGATTATTTTGAAAAACACAGAAATGATCAAGCAGTTTTTGGTATTATTCAGGGAGGCATTTATGATGAGCTAAGGCAAAAGGCAGTGGAAGAAATTGTGAAAACAGGCTTTGATGGATATGCTCTTGGAGGCTTAAGTGTGGGAGAGCCAAAGGAAGACATGTATAGAGTGATAAAAAATATTGCACCTTTAATGCCTGAAGAAAAACCTCGTTATCTGATGGGAGTTGGTGACTTGATGGATGTTCTTCATGCAGTTGAGCACGGGATTGATATGTTTGACTGCGTTATACCAACGAGAAATGCAAGAAATGGAACACTTTTTACATCTCAGGGCAGAATTAGCATTAAAAGAAGTGAGTTTAAAGAAGATAACTCTCCCCTTGATCCAGACTGTGACTGTTATACATGTAGAAACTATACAAAGGCTTTTTTAAGGCATCTTTACATGTGCAGAGAGATTCTTTCAATGAGGCTTAATACCATCCATAATCTTTACTTTTACTGCAGATTCTTTGAAAAAATGAGACAGGC